A window of Rhinatrema bivittatum chromosome 2, aRhiBiv1.1, whole genome shotgun sequence contains these coding sequences:
- the LRRC61 gene encoding leucine-rich repeat-containing protein 61, with the protein MENRTGKESDSESRKVTSQLLKSKSGEFDLESILFLKLKGLGIYELGCIGECLSLERLDLSNNNITHLGPLASLKLMVVLNVSANRIVTLEPLGSCESLQSLNVAGNHISSLENLQSLAGLRKLETIRLRDPISNLSNPLCTSSTYRSSVLDMIPSIKVIDGERVSGQGSDLYQLCKDIDNSLKRFLSNGPVAAEIPGTAKPWVEESYWDLKPAESSIIDEAYKQFNDVLQECKELSKRADDTIAQAEQALNIRNDPGSYVF; encoded by the coding sequence ATGGAGAACAGAACAGGAAAAGAAAGTGATAGTGAAAGCAGGAAAGTTACTTCCCAATTACTTAAGTCGAAGTCTGGCGAGTTTGACTTGGAGTCCATTTTGTTCCTGAAACTCAAGGGACTCGGCATTTACGAATTAGGTTGCATTGGAGAGTGCCTGAGTCTGGAGCGCTTGGATCTTTCCAACAATAACATCACCCACCTAGGGCCCTTGGCTTCTCTGAAATTGATGGTGGTCCTCAATGTATCTGCCAACAGGATTGTTACACTGGAACCTCTGGGTTCTTGTGAAAGCTTGCAAAGCCTGAACGTAGCTGGAAATCACATCAGTTCTCTGGAGAATCTACAGAGCCTGGCGGGGCTGAGGAAACTGGAGACCATTCGGCTGAGAGATCCTATCTCTAACCTAAGCAATCCCCTGTGTACCAGTAGCACTTATCGGAGCTCCGTGCTGGATATGATCCCTAGCATCAAAGTGATAGATGGAGAGAGGGTCTCTGGTCAGGGCAGTGACCTCTACCAGCTCTGTAAAGACATTGATAATTCTTTGAAAAGGTTTCTGAGCAATGGTCCGGTGGCAGCTGAGATACCTGGAACAGCTAAGCCTTGGGTGGAAGAGAGCTACTGGGATCTGAAACCAGCTGAGAGCTCCATCATTGATGAGGCATACAAGCAATTCAATGATGTGCTGCAAGAGTGCAAGGAACTAAGCAAGAGGGCCGATGACACCATTGCCCAAGCTGAGCAAGCACTCAACATCAGGAATGATCCCGGTTCCTACGTGTTCTAA